One window of the Sciurus carolinensis chromosome 8, mSciCar1.2, whole genome shotgun sequence genome contains the following:
- the Garin1b gene encoding Golgi-associated RAB2 interactor protein 1B isoform X2, whose product MLTSVPHRKTWWKSKKTVQVTRSFPTFPSLNAWEEFRGLLPVDGEPNPGVGLGVEEGLLCQMVHSPEFNLFPDSVVFESNFVQVKRGRNWIDINKAPNTVALGVTSSVPCLPLPNVLLMARVKWHPGQSQTWNRPSKAPKIILRRILPLKFVELQVCDRLQRILRLRTVTEKIYYLKLHPDHPKTVFHFWIRLVQILQTGLSITTKDPRILVTHCLVPKNCYSPSGNSKLVQKKPQASHPSESLLQLMAKGESEALSQIFADLHQQNQFRSCKKMKIHKVCSGKDSAREDSIPCTRDLSWRESFTCGEWERENPSGPQPLSLLSTLAASTWPQLAPSIGNSV is encoded by the exons ATGTTGACATCAGTTCCACATAGAAAGACTTGGTGGAAATCAAAGAAGACAGTACAAGTCACAAGATCTTTTCCAACCTTCCCTTCCCTGAATGCCTGGGAAGAATTCAGGGGCCTCTTGCCTGTGGATGGGGAACCGAACCCTGGAGTaggcctgggtgtggaggagggACTGCTCTGCCAGATGGTTCATTCTCCAGAGTTCAACCTGTTTCCTGACTCAGTGGTGTTCGAGAGCAACTTTGTCCAG GTCAAAAGGGGCAGAAACTGGATAGACATCAACAAAGCCCCCAACACCGTGGCCCTCGGGGTGACCTCCTCTGTGCCCTGCCTGCCCCTTCCCAATGTCCTCCTCATGGCCAGAGTCAAATGGCATCCGGGGCAGAGCCAGACATGGAACAGACCATCTAAAGCCCCAAAGATAATCCTGAGGAG GATCCTCCCATTGAAGTTTGTGGAGCTCCAGGTCTGTGACCGCCTTCAACGCATCCTGCGGTTGAGGACAGTCACTGAGAAGATTTACTACCTAAAACTCCACCCTGACCATCCAAAGACTGTCTTCCACTTCTGGATCCGACTGGTTCAAATTCTGCAGACAGGCCTGTCCATCACCACCAAAGACCCTAGGATTCTTGTCACTCACTGCCTGGTACCCAAGAATTGCTACAGCCCATCTGGAAACTCTAAG TTAGTACAGAAGAAACCCCAAGCCTCCCACCCCAGTGAGAGCCTCCTACAGCTGATGGCCAAGGGGGAGAGTGAGGCCCTCTCTCAGATCTTTGCCGACTTGCACCAACAGAACCAGTTCAG GAGCTGCAAAAAGATGAAGATCCACAAGGTCTGCTCAG GGAAAGATTCTGCCCGGGAAGACAGCATCCCTTGTACCCGTGACCTCAGTTGGAGGGAATCGTTCACTTGTGGGGAGTGGGAAAGAGAGAACCCCTCTGGTCCGCAGCCCCTCTCGCTCCTCAGCACTCTGGCGGCTTCCACCTGGCCACAGCTGGCCCCATCCATAG GAAATTCTGTTTGA
- the Garin1b gene encoding Golgi-associated RAB2 interactor protein 1B isoform X1, protein MLTSVPHRKTWWKSKKTVQVTRSFPTFPSLNAWEEFRGLLPVDGEPNPGVGLGVEEGLLCQMVHSPEFNLFPDSVVFESNFVQVKRGRNWIDINKAPNTVALGVTSSVPCLPLPNVLLMARVKWHPGQSQTWNRPSKAPKIILRRILPLKFVELQVCDRLQRILRLRTVTEKIYYLKLHPDHPKTVFHFWIRLVQILQTGLSITTKDPRILVTHCLVPKNCYSPSGNSKLVQKKPQASHPSESLLQLMAKGESEALSQIFADLHQQNQFSSRSCKKMKIHKVCSGKDSAREDSIPCTRDLSWRESFTCGEWERENPSGPQPLSLLSTLAASTWPQLAPSIGNSV, encoded by the exons ATGTTGACATCAGTTCCACATAGAAAGACTTGGTGGAAATCAAAGAAGACAGTACAAGTCACAAGATCTTTTCCAACCTTCCCTTCCCTGAATGCCTGGGAAGAATTCAGGGGCCTCTTGCCTGTGGATGGGGAACCGAACCCTGGAGTaggcctgggtgtggaggagggACTGCTCTGCCAGATGGTTCATTCTCCAGAGTTCAACCTGTTTCCTGACTCAGTGGTGTTCGAGAGCAACTTTGTCCAG GTCAAAAGGGGCAGAAACTGGATAGACATCAACAAAGCCCCCAACACCGTGGCCCTCGGGGTGACCTCCTCTGTGCCCTGCCTGCCCCTTCCCAATGTCCTCCTCATGGCCAGAGTCAAATGGCATCCGGGGCAGAGCCAGACATGGAACAGACCATCTAAAGCCCCAAAGATAATCCTGAGGAG GATCCTCCCATTGAAGTTTGTGGAGCTCCAGGTCTGTGACCGCCTTCAACGCATCCTGCGGTTGAGGACAGTCACTGAGAAGATTTACTACCTAAAACTCCACCCTGACCATCCAAAGACTGTCTTCCACTTCTGGATCCGACTGGTTCAAATTCTGCAGACAGGCCTGTCCATCACCACCAAAGACCCTAGGATTCTTGTCACTCACTGCCTGGTACCCAAGAATTGCTACAGCCCATCTGGAAACTCTAAG TTAGTACAGAAGAAACCCCAAGCCTCCCACCCCAGTGAGAGCCTCCTACAGCTGATGGCCAAGGGGGAGAGTGAGGCCCTCTCTCAGATCTTTGCCGACTTGCACCAACAGAACCAGTTCAG TTCCAGGAGCTGCAAAAAGATGAAGATCCACAAGGTCTGCTCAG GGAAAGATTCTGCCCGGGAAGACAGCATCCCTTGTACCCGTGACCTCAGTTGGAGGGAATCGTTCACTTGTGGGGAGTGGGAAAGAGAGAACCCCTCTGGTCCGCAGCCCCTCTCGCTCCTCAGCACTCTGGCGGCTTCCACCTGGCCACAGCTGGCCCCATCCATAG GAAATTCTGTTTGA